The following DNA comes from Brassica oleracea var. oleracea cultivar TO1000 unplaced genomic scaffold, BOL UnpScaffold00640, whole genome shotgun sequence.
ATCAGTTTGGAGAAGTCCACTATTTATATGGCTGGGATTTCTGAGGGCGCAAAGTGTAGGATCTTACAGATTTTTCCTTTTAAGGAGGGTGAACTGCCTGTGAGATACCTGGGGCTTCCATTGATGATGCAAGCTACGAAGAAGCAAGATTACATGCCACTGTTGGAGAAAATTAGAAGCAGAATCAACACGTGGTCTTGCAGGTTCCTCTCATATGCAGGAATACTGCAACTTATCCAATCTGTCCTGATGAGTATAGTAAATTTTTGGGCAGCAGTGTTTAGACTCCCGAGTCAATGCAGCAAGGAAGTGGAACAGCCATGTGGGGCTTTCTTGTGGACAGGTCCTGAGCTGAGAACATCATAAGCTAAAGTTGCTTGGAAAGATATCTGTAGGCTTAAGGAGGAAGGAGGATTAGGGCTGAGAGCTCTTAAAGATATTTACAAGGTCTATGGATTGAAAATTATATGGAGGATGCTCACTGGTGATTCTTTGTGGGGTAAATGGATTAAAGAAAATCTgttgaagaagaaaattttTTGGGAAGTGAGTATTAAAACTCAAGCAGGCTCTTAGATATGGAGAAAATTGTTGAAGCTGAGAGAGGTAGCAAGAGTATTCTACaggaaaaaaattggaaatgGAAGACACACATCATTTTGGTATGATAGCTGGTCGGATCAGGGGAGTGCTCTTTCTGTCCTTATAGGGAGGAGGGGTATTATTGATATGGGTATAAGAAACGATGCTACTGTGGAAGATGCTATTCTTGAGTCCCGTAGAAGAAGAAGGCATCATACTCCGCTGCTAATGAGTATTGAAAATGAATTAAATGCTTTGACAGATTCTTTGAATGTGGAAGAGCTGGACATTAGTCTTTGGAAGCGAGAGTCTGGTTTTAAGCATTTATTTTCTACTCAGGAGACTTGGAAGTTGTTAAGAGAGCAGAAGGATAAGTGCAGATGGTCTCGAGGTGTTTGGTTCTCCCAAGCAACTCCTAAGTTCGCTTTCATTATGTGGTTGGCAACTTTGAATAGGCTATCTACGATGGACAGGATATCGAGTTGGAATCCAGGAGCTGACTCAACATGTGTGTTGTGTAAGAGTGCATCAGAGTCAAGGGATCACCTCTTTTTTGAATGTTCTTATTCATCTCAGATTTGGGAACATACGATTAGAGGTGTCCTTAGAAGCTCTTATACTAATCGATGGTCAAGTATTATGCTCTTGATTACTGATGGGATACGGGACAAGAGAAAGCTTTTCTGCATTAGATATGCATTGCAAGCTGTGGTGTATGCTGTCTGGAGGGAGAGGAACAAGGTGAAGCATGGAGATCAGCTTATGTCCTTATCAGTGTTGAAGAAACTGGTTGATAAAGACATTCTCAACAAACTTAGTCTTTTGCAAACTAAAAGGATTGGAGGTATGGAGGGAGCTTTGCAGTTCTGGTTTGCTACTAGAGTTTGAGCAGAAGTTTTTGAGGGTGAAATTTtgagtttgaaattttgattaaaaagttGTAATTTCTTTATCACAAAGGATGCACTTGATTTAATAAGggttttttgatg
Coding sequences within:
- the LOC106319841 gene encoding uncharacterized protein LOC106319841, translated to MGIRNDATVEDAILESRRRRRHHTPLLMSIENELNALTDSLNVEELDISLWKRESGFKHLFSTQETWKLLREQKDKCRWSRGVWFSQATPKFAFIMWLATLNRLSTMDRISSWNPGADSTCVLCKSASESRDHLFFECSYSSQIWEHTIRGVLRSSYTNRWSSIMLLITDGIRDKRKLFCIRYALQAVVYAVWRERNKVKHGDQLMSLSVLKKLVDKDILNKLSLLQTKRIGGMEGALQFWFATRV